GTCGATTTCGCCGAACTCGTATTCCGGTTCGGCGATTACTACGGCGGGCGCGGCATCGCCTGCCGGTTGCTGAGCCGTTTGCGCCGGTTTCGTCTCCGCTGGAACGGCCGGTGAGTCCTCGGCAAGAACCGGCATCGCCGTACAAGTCACGAAAAACACCAAACAACCGATCCAACTCGACAGCATCGACACGTCTCCTTTGCCGCACAAATCCGAACCATTGGAAGGGGCCCGCCGCGCCGGGCAACTCCTGGAATCCGTGGAAATCCGGCAAACATCGCTTCAGCCGGAAGCGACGTCTCCGTTCACTTTTCGCAGCAGAACGCTCAGGGGAACCACCTGGACCCCTTCCTTTTCGAAGCGAGGCGCTTCTTCCGCCAACACCTTTAAGGTGACGGCATGAGGATGCCCGATGGCGACGGCGGTCCCCTCCACCTTCGCCTTGCGAATCAGGGCCTGCACCTGCTTTCGCACGAAGGCTTCGGTGGGGGTATGAT
This is a stretch of genomic DNA from Desulfoglaeba alkanexedens ALDC. It encodes these proteins:
- a CDS encoding DUF1573 domain-containing protein encodes the protein MLSSWIGCLVFFVTCTAMPVLAEDSPAVPAETKPAQTAQQPAGDAAPAVVIAEPEYEFGEIDEGGWIVHAFKVKNSGDAELKILNVRPG